The Bacteroidales bacterium genomic interval AAGTCATAATATGTGTTGGTATCCAGAAGAGAATAGACAGACCCAAAAGAATGCCAATCAAATCTACTTCGCCCACACCCAAAACACGACCTGCCAGAATTGGCATTCCACCTGAAATACCTCCCCAAACGATTGACCAGGCCGATGTTCTTTTCAGCCAAATTGTATAAATTACAAAGTCGACAAATAAGCCTCCAAAAATAACCAAAGCATATAATGGTGATAGATAATAGGCTAAACCTAGTCCTGCAACATTCAAAACTGTACCAAAAATCACAGCTTCCTTTACACTTATTTTACCGGCAGGTAGAGGACGGTCTTCTGTTCTTTTCATTTTAGCATCAATATCTCTGTCCCATATCATATTATAAACAGTGGTTCCACTGATGGCAAGGAATAAACTTATAATCATCCATAGAGTTAAATCCCAACTATTATATGGGCAGCGAGAACTGATAAAACCGGTAATACCTGTAAGCAGCAAGAGCAAGGTTTGTAAGCTCTTAATTAACTGCCAGTAAATATTTAATTTTATTTTTAATTTGTTAATCATCAATTTTTTTATCAAGACAAAAGCACCGGAAGTTAAAATTTGCTTCCGGTGCTTCTTAATTGTTCATTAGATTTATAATTGAATAAAAATATGTTCTATTACTCAGTTACTTCATCTGTGGTTTCTACTTCTTCCGCATCTTCTACGGGAACTTCTTCTTTTACAACATCTCTAGCACATCTAAAGCCAATGTTAATGTTATAGAAATCAGGACCTGCACTGTTGCGTGCCCATACAAATAGATTGTATTCGTAATTGGTAAAACTTCCACCACGCATATAACGGTAGTGTACATTTTTATAGTCGTCGCCTAACCATTGCCAAACATTTCCACCCATATCGTATAAACCATAAGGGCTTCTGTTATCAATAGTTTCAAAATCTCCATAAGTTGTTCCGTTGAAATAACCTACGGGAGTTGTTCTTGAAATATTTCCTCCGTTTAAGCGTTTAAGAGCATTATTACTACTACCGTAGTTAGTATAATGTTTGTTTATTTCATCTCCCCAAGGATAAGCACGTAAATCAGTTCCGCGAGCAGCTTTTGCCCACTCTTTTTCTGTTGGTAAGCGATAACCGTAGAAATTGGCATAGGCTTGAGCTCCAAACCAAGTAACCATCACTACTGGATGATTAGCAAAGCCTTTATCTACAGTAAAAGTACCATTAACAAGCTTAATATGAGATCCTGCTTCTGAGAATGGCATATTTAAATAATCACCAGCAGGAATTTCCCACTCATGCAGATAACCGTCAAAAGGATCGCCTGGATGATAGCTAAAAATACTTCCATCTTTAATGGTAATAGTTCCCTTTGCTGATGCTTCGTTAAGATAGTCAGCGTATTGTTGATTGGTTACGTCAGTAATCATCATTTCATAATCGTAATCAATACTTTCTGCATAAGCATGCATATTGTAATAGAATGGACCGGCAGGAATTACTGCCCAGCTATCTGGATTTACACCTGTATCAATTACTTTTGTTTCTTCGTTAATAATTACATCAGTTGAACAACTGGCAAAAATAGCTAGTACGAAAGTTAAATAAATTAATTTTTTCATTGTTCACCTCCTTCGCTATTAAATTCATCATTTCTTCTGATATTAAGAACAGGATTTGATGTTCTTGGCATTTCTAATTCAGGATTAGCAGCTTCTTTTTTCCAAACGCCATCACCTTTGAATAAATCAAATAGTTTCCATCCTAAGAAAATGGCTAAGGTAACCAATAGTGCTCCTAAACCGAAATCGGCTAATAGCATTGTGGTATTCATTAAACCTTGTTGTGCAACTTCTTCAACAACGAATAAACGTTTCATTGAGAAGATAGTCATAGATGCAAAAGCAACATCCGATCCGATAATCATTATCCAACCAAACCATTTTCTTGCTTTCCCTTTCATACCTGCAACATCAGCATAGTACATTAAAATAATAGTAGCTATTAGCGCTGCTAAAATATGCCAGTGACCTGTAAGTGTAATACGCTCTTCGCGCGCAGGCCAAACTCTAAAGATATCTTCTAATTTGATAGCCATAAAGATACCGATACCACTTACGGTAAAATTCATAAACACCATTTGCCAGGTGGGTCCAAATTTCAATGGATCGTGGAGTAAAGCTTTTAGTTTTTGGAAGATATTAGGTTTTTCATATCCTAATTCTATTGAATTATCGTGTATAAGTTTTTTCCAGCTGTAAATTACAAGCATTAAAGCGGAAAACATAATACCTACAGAACCAATATAGATAAAGGTATGAGCCATATGAGTCCAAACAACAGACCAAACGCCTCCGGAAATTATCATGGTCCCAATAATCATAAAT includes:
- a CDS encoding protoheme IX farnesyltransferase, whose translation is MINKLKIKLNIYWQLIKSLQTLLLLLTGITGFISSRCPYNSWDLTLWMIISLFLAISGTTVYNMIWDRDIDAKMKRTEDRPLPAGKISVKEAVIFGTVLNVAGLGLAYYLSPLYALVIFGGLFVDFVIYTIWLKRTSAWSIVWGGISGGMPILAGRVLGVGEVDLIGILLGLSILFWIPTHIMTFNMRYFEDYNNAQIPTFAAKYGFKRVRLIIALSTISSAIAFALGAFVLGLSWGFVRILLILATIAFGFAIYSIIYPSEKSNFQVFKVASLYMASAMIIIILGSIYF
- a CDS encoding SUMF1/EgtB/PvdO family nonheme iron enzyme; translated protein: MKKLIYLTFVLAIFASCSTDVIINEETKVIDTGVNPDSWAVIPAGPFYYNMHAYAESIDYDYEMMITDVTNQQYADYLNEASAKGTITIKDGSIFSYHPGDPFDGYLHEWEIPAGDYLNMPFSEAGSHIKLVNGTFTVDKGFANHPVVMVTWFGAQAYANFYGYRLPTEKEWAKAARGTDLRAYPWGDEINKHYTNYGSSNNALKRLNGGNISRTTPVGYFNGTTYGDFETIDNRSPYGLYDMGGNVWQWLGDDYKNVHYRYMRGGSFTNYEYNLFVWARNSAGPDFYNINIGFRCARDVVKEEVPVEDAEEVETTDEVTE